The sequence AGTGCCCTggaatttttaatgaccacagagagtcagaaccTCAGTTTCACATATCATCTGTAGGATGGTCCCTTTTTTCAGGACAGTGTCCCCATCAATATACTGGGCCATTAGGACCCACACTAACCGCAGGGTGAGCACATCCagctggcctcactaacacctcttccagcagcaactttAGTTTTCCCTAtgtggtctcccatccaggtactgaccaacCTCAACCCTGCACAGCTTCAGCGGGCAACCagtcaagagctgcagggtgatatggctgttgttgttttgttattttatagcATACATACATATCTATTTTGCTAATTTCATaggcatacatacatatatatatatatatattaatattttatttggaatataATATTCCTCCTTATAGCTTCTTTTTAGCCACTGCGTCAATCTACAGCATGATACATGAATAGGGACAAAGTCTGTTATCATGCTAAAATCACATATAGGCCCACATGTGCTTTCTtttgatcatatatatatatatatatatatattttttataacagAAGGATAGTGGTTTCTCTAAACCTAAAATGTATAGCAAGAGAATCACATagtcttaattaaatatattttatattttatcatctttcatatttaaccaaGGCCATGTGTCTTTTACTTATTGTTTAATCAAACTTCTTGATTTCATCATACAGCACAAGCACAAAAGCACCCCCAAATCCTCTAAATACATTAGACAGAGCCCCTTTGAAGAATGCTTTACCACCCTCATCACAAGCAATTTTCCTCCAGCAGTCAATGGCTCCCATGTACATAATATCTGCTGGAAGACAAAATACAATGACTCgagtagaaataaataaaactattcaaatcaAATCTCAAAATGAGAtatctaaatgtaaaaaacacaTCAAGATTTTTGGGAGCAGCAGTGTGCTATCCTTTTTTTGCTCAATATATTTGTAGTTATGTGTTTGTACATGTACATGTGTTTGAGCATGTGTTGTATACCTCCTTTGCGCCCAGACTGCATCATCATGCGACGCCGCACAGTGTCAAAGGGGTAGGACACCATGCCAGCCACTGCTGTCACAGTCTGTGCAATCATCCAGTTCACCACAATGTGGGTGTCCTTTGGGTCTGGAAGCATGCCTGCACAGTGCCACACAAGAATGCATGCATGCAAAATGCAAGTCAGATATTTTGTTATAGATAAGGAGAGAAGAGAAATTTCATTGGTTTATCAAtggcttttttgtatttttttattaacaaaacaaatagacTATTCATTAAAACAACATAACAGATAGCATATggacattaaataaattatataaaaatcacaattgTGTGGATTTACGTAAATAATTATATGTAATTAGTACTATAAATAATTTCAAGTAAACTAGACACCTAAATCACACTTCTCCATTTagccaattaaaggaatattccaggttcaataaaattGATGCTtacttgacagcatttgtggcacaatgttgatggacacaaaaatgtatttctttaaaacaaacagaaatctgGCTTACAGTGAGgtactacaatggaagtgaatgggagccaataTGTagatattaaaatactcactgtttcaaaagtctagccacaagacataaacagtatgcaagtgaacatgattttaaagtgataaaatcgcttattaacattttattaaaaaaaaaatatcattaagttataaaaaaaatgtacaactttgttgtcatgacgacataACACTGTAAACTCAAAAAtcctaaaacaaatgtaaaaattatgatttaaacaacttgacAGCTCAAGTtagacaagttttaacagaaaacttACTGTCAGTgcttttagaaaaaaaatgttttacatccaTTGTGTtgcctcgatttttgcttcttttttttataaagaaaaggagggatgagtaaaataaatttttgtggtaaacaatattataccaaaaatgcagtcgattgagcttaacttgtattgaagacagaatattcctttaatgtcaaaCATCGGAGAGAAATATTTATCAGAAATccatatattaacattattttagcaAGCATTTCTCATCTACAGTATGTTcacattttaaacttttatttatacttttaagTTTTTACTAATATCGTTACTTTTTCTAAGCATAAACCTCCCACCTTTGGCAGTGTCATAGAATCCGAAGTAGGATGCCCTGTAGATAATGATGCCCTGAATAGAGACATTGAAGCCCTGGTACAGGCCTCTCAGTCCGTCTGACCTAAAGATTTTTACCAGGCAGTCGACCAGCCCGCTAAACTCCCTAGTGCTGCCAGCTTTCCCGACATCTGCAGCTAGTCGGGTTCGAGCGAAATCAAGTGGGTAGACGAAGCAAAGGGAAGTGGCTCCAGCAGCACCACCAGAGGCCATGTTACCAGCAAAGTATCGCCAGAACTGTTTGTGCTTATCTACACCACTCAGGAAAATCTGTTTGTATTTATCTTTGAAGGCAAAATTGAGAGCTTGAGTGGGTATGTAACGACTGACGTTGGCAATGTTGCCACGCCAAAAGGAGATAAAGCCTTGCTCCTTGGGAATCCTCTCAAAACAGTCGATAATTCCTTTGTACTGTTTGTCTGCACTGATCTGCTTGCTGGCATGTTGTACCTGCAAAGCGAAACAAGTTGACATATTTGTGAAATGAGTTGACATATTTGGTGTCCTTTATCATGCCTGTTCTGTCTATATTTCAGACTGACCCAtgtaagtgggtgattttaaacaaaacaaaatcacccATAGGGAAGACCACGGGGGCAGCTTTAATAGGGGACAGTTGTAGCACTGCTGCTCAATCACCAACAAGCTACAGCGATGCCACTGCACATCCACAATAAAAGACACCCTTTCTGCATGCTGAACATCATCAGGCTCTTTACACCAATTCACATTTTATacccaaatttatttattttttttgattgTGCCGTCGTTTTTATGTATATGAAACAGAAATAGCTTTGTTTTGATCACTGTCAGAGCTGAAGTGTCTAGCTAGCAAATTACAATTTGTCTATTATAAGTGTATGGGCCTTCAATTATAATCGACCCGCACTCTCTGTTCATTGGCTGGTGTCATGTTGAGGACTGGTTCCGGTTAGGTCATTAATTTTCACGCCAGTCAAGAGAGTGTTTGTGGTGGGTGAGTGCtctccaaaaaaaattttttttttttgttgctgttctTATATTTTGACATGTATGAGAATGTATTTGGCTTTCTTGCTGCCAAATCGTATTGTAATGGTTAATGTGCACCCTTCATTACAGAACATTTTGTAAGAATGCTGTGAAACTGATCAccacatttgaatgtgttttaacagGTACAGGTTATACTATATAATTCtgtattttgcatattgttttgtatattttctCTGAAAAAGTTCAGATATTAATTTTCACGCCAGTCAAGAGAGTGTTTGTGGTGGAACATTTTGTAAGAATGCTGTGAAACTGATCAccacatttgaatgtgttttaacagaattaaatgATCCACCCAAGGCATGAGATGGTGTTGGTGGTCTCTATTATTACACACAATGCAGATATGAAGTTAGGAAccgttacaatggtgccgtgacccggatgggagtgaggtttagggggggtgagtgtaacgggagccagctggtagatagctgtgcagtgtgtaaacctcactctcctgacctcaagaggtgcaatagcgactgacgctagaggacGTAGCCTTTAgactccttgttagcacacccacctcccacgccggagacgccgATTCGAGTACttgttcggagcggggcgatcaggaccggttacaaatgccaagatgcatgaaagctctGAGCAggtttattccaccaaatatttatttctgaactcttcctaagttaaaacattagtattgtgttgcttaaaaatgaatatgaacttgtattattcgaggtctgaaaacactgcatcatttttgttattttgaccagttgacattttctgcaaataaatgctctaaatgacaatatttttatttggaatttgggagaaatgttgtcagtactttatagaataaaac comes from Xyrauchen texanus isolate HMW12.3.18 chromosome 18, RBS_HiC_50CHRs, whole genome shotgun sequence and encodes:
- the LOC127658755 gene encoding ADP/ATP translocase 3-like isoform X3; its protein translation is MTDGAISFAKDFLAGGVAAAISETAVAPIERVKLLLQVQHASKQISADKQYKGIIDCFERIPKEQGFISFWRGNIANVSRYIPTQALNFAFKDKYKQIFLSGVDKHKQFWRYFAGNMASGGAAGATSLCFVYPLDFARTRLAADVGKAGSTREFSGLVDCLVKIFRSDGLRGLYQGFNVSIQGIIIYRASYFGFYDTAKGMLPDPKDTHIVVNWMIAQTVTAVAGMVSYPFDTVRRRMMMQSGRKGADIMYMGAIDCWRKIACDEGGKAFFKGALSNVFRGFGGAFVLVLYDEIKKFD
- the LOC127658755 gene encoding ADP/ATP translocase 3-like isoform X2, with product MTDGAISFAKDFLAGGVAAAISETAVAPIERVKLLLQVQHASKQISADKQYKGIIDCFERIPKEQGFISFWRGNIANVSRYIPTQALNFAFKDKYKQIFLSGVDKHKQFWRYFAGNMASGGAAGATSLCFVYPLDFARTRLAADVGKAGSTREFSGLVDCLVKIFRSDGLRGLYQGFNVSIQGIIIYRASYFGFYDTAKGMLPDPKDTHIVVNWMIAQTVTAVAGMVSYPFDTVRRRMMMQSGRKGADIMYSGTIDCWRKIARDEGGKAFFKGALSNVFRGMGGAFVLVLYDEFKKFV